Within the Salvia hispanica cultivar TCC Black 2014 chromosome 4, UniMelb_Shisp_WGS_1.0, whole genome shotgun sequence genome, the region TTTACCTTGCCGAAAATTCGATATGAGCAAAAATCATATACCTTTACCTAACCATGATTTTCAGTATATCGAACTTCGATACACCTTATTTTCAATATGATgaatttaaacttatttttgataatatattaaaatgtataGCCTCTACGTATGTTAGGTCAAACGCTAGAGATACTtatgtttaaaaatatacaacaaaCCCCTCTACGTATCCCTCTAAGTATggatataatatcatttgagatcctattttactattttacaGTCTTCCAtgttcatttttctttctcttttttacatttatgcCACTGAGGGCATTTTTGTCtttaaaatgcaacaaaaaataaaggaatgaaACGCAATTACTCTTCTTATCTTTTCTTTGCTTCATGTAtgctattttcattttttatttaaatacttaaaatttagattcatattaatatacttACAAATTCTAATTAGAATATCAGATTATATaggtatttatttatttgttgttcaatattttgtattttgcactttttctttttcagtgtaatatttgttttaaaaattctaattaCAAAAAgtgtttttgaaaataaaatcaggagtatcataatattatgtagaatggtaaaaagtgtaaaaaataaataaatgcgTAATACTTATATGGAATCTAATTAGAATTGGCAAGTAgactaatttataaatctaaattttaagtatttaaataaaaaatgcataacagaaaaagaagtactaatttaataattataaaaattagaaagacTAAAACACCTTTGGAGTGGCATTTTGGATAAAAAAGTGAAGGGAAAAAAGGCATGAATGACTAGAAACAATGAAGAAGGacggacctcaaatgatattatatccATACGTAGATAGGTCTGTTGCATTCTTGAAAACATGCGTACCTCTAGCGTTCGACCTGGCATACGtatggactatttttgtagttcactctgtGTTCAAATgtcttaaattttatatttgaccaagtgaaaaataaattagttatttgGACTTTTTTAAGAACCCCGTCGTGTGAATTGCCTTCTATGTCATGATTaatcatatttcttcatttaataatttaattcaggATTGAAAGAGTTGTCTCTCTATGTTTCGACCCGATCATTGCTACaaatatattacaaaaaattgtTAGATTTAATGATTGTGACTTTGGGAGTGTGGAAACTCGACAAAATGACGGGAAGCTGACGTTTGGGACAGCTAGTTacatttttgaattaaaacaaaagTCCATAGTCGGTTGCACGGTCATATAGTGGCCTAAACTACACAATATTTTAGTGATCTTATGAATattatatgtaattttattaatcatcATTATGTTCCCATTATGTGTGCATTTTTACTCTTTTGATTAGTTTAACAATCAAAATACGTATGTTATTTGACAATTTACCTATTTTAACAACCTTGTTATTGTCTTCTATGTCTTAGCAAGtgaaaactaattaaatacgTATGTTATACATTTGAGATTATTCAAGGAACCCCATCGTGTATATATCCTACTgtgttttgaaattaaattagatatttttgtttgtattcGACGTTGATTCtatttaaatactcctatatagtACTTTAGTTTTCTTAATAGTCGAAACATGTCATGTGAACAAAAATTAGTTGACAAAGAAACATGTTGAGTGATAGTGGTAGCTTAGAATCATGTTAGTTGACACGTACATTGATTATAATAGTAGTTAAGAAATATAGAAGAGAAGGCTCAATCACTAGTCCTTATTATGACACACAGACACACAAACACTAGACGTAGAACGACTTTGAACAACACGCGCGATACGATAGAGAAATGTAGGTCTTCACGGGATGGTAGAAGTGAAATCCCAGGTGCTGACGTCGTGAACTGCGACATAATCACCGGTGGAGGAGGCGAGTCCGACTTGAACGCTGGAGGGAAGACTCTGGCTCAAGTCGTAGGTAAAGGTGATCGGGAAAGTGAACGATCCATCAGTGACGGAAGCGCTGATTGCTTTGGTGGCGGCGATGTAGGAGGCTTTAAGAGTGAGCTCCTTCCCGAGAAAGGTGTCGGGGATCGAGGTTTTAGCCGAGGGAATCCTAGACTCGATGTCGATCCCAAGGTTCACAAATCCCCGGGTTTCAGAGTAGATGTCGAAGGCAATGGCAAACACGTTAGATGTTTTGAAGGTGGAAGGATCAAAGATGCCGAGGCTGTCTCCAAATGGGTAGAGGAAGTTGTGGCCAGCGGGGACTATGAAGAAGGCGAGGCCGTCAGCGTGTGGGGGAGTGTTATAAGGTCTTATGATGAATGTGACGGTGGTGGTGAAGTCGGCTCCGTTCCCGAAAGGGATGGTTTTGGAGTGGAGGATTCGCCCAGTGCTCCACTTTTGAGGAACGTCTTGATCGTTGGTTCTGGTGAGGCGGAGGACGGGGGTCTCTCTCGGGTAGTCAGCGTCGGCTTGGTAGATTAGTTGAGTCACTTTGCCGGGATTGTAGAAGTCGTAGCTGAACTTGGTGGTTTGAGGAGCCATGGCTAGGGTTTTTTGCTTGGTagtatatttcaatatttgtgTTTTGGTGTGGAAGGAAATAACCAAGGGTGTCTTGTATTTATACTAGTTTTAGGGAATGCATGCTTACATATGCTTATTAAAAGTATCATGTGTGAATGAAATCATCTTGTTAATTCAAAAGTCATTGCTGGGTGGCGTTTTATGACAGGAAATTGTATTTCTTAAATACAAGTCGATAGTTTTTAAGATAATACTATCAACTAAATGAGACTTaaccatattttatttttgtaatacttatgattatatttttaaggatGACCTAACATGTGTTATtcgtattattattatttagagATATTGCTAAACTCTTCCTGAATAACTAAGTACAATTATTTCAAATCAATAGGATTTTGGGAGATCTAGTAGTGTATAAGTTGTCATGTGTAATtcgtattattattattattatttaaatttaaaatgatgaaaagaactactccctccgttccatagtagtttGATTCTGGAAAAAGGCTAGCCtagtaaatataaatatgaatttcaacATTTAATACTTCTGCAATAAATTAACCataatgtataaaatttatgatgcATAAGATCAGGAAAAGTGCAAGACATTGAAGAACTTCTTCATGGCAAGACAATCACGGAATCTAGGGTTCATATCTTGTGTCCATAAGTATGAAGATCTTGGTTATGTTTTATCTTAGATATCAAAATCTTAACTAGATTCTTATATATCGGCAGCAATATCGACAACACGCTTCCGTATCtatcaagattcaagaacATGGTTaagtagtttttttatattctgtaatttgattaaattagaGTGACGAGCGTGATTATATccgttttaatttttgaattttttactATTCTTTCCGGGATCATAAAAAGATAGTCGAACTAAATACGGTCATTATGTAGGTGAATTTCTTCCTTAGTTTATCGTTATGAACTGAGAAAAGATTTATCTATCTATCGTCTCTTATTCTCTTCTCTATCCTTTCTTTGCCCTCCCTATGTGACCGTACTCTCTTACGTCAGGATGAACTTGATTTCTTCCGGGCATAACATTCATAACATAGAGCgtctttataataaaaataggtagacaattataaaaaactatcacataaattaaataaattacataactaTGTGAATTACGTTATTCTATTATACTAGTTTAGATGTTATAATGCCTCTTTATAATAGTGttgcttttattttaagaagACCATACTAGAGAtactaaaattatattattatcttttcttttactaTATCTTAGTCAAacgaaagataaaaaaaatatcttaatgaagtaaagataataaaaagttgttataattttttgagAATATAGAAACTATGTGGGactgaatttattattcttctAGCCATTCTCggaattaaatattactactctCTCTGTGCCAttgaaaatgactcattttcctttttggtttatcccaaccaagatgactgattactaaaaataaaaatacttttatctctactttaatttatctcttttaatttacgcatttaacatacaaaataaagtttgcataaaatcccTTGGCTCCAAAGAAGAGCCATCTTCCTTAGATAGAGAGTGTACCATTCAAGTGTGTACACAGTTGACAAATGGAATGTGGGCCATGCGTTGACATTTAGTAGCATTTCTAATGCTGTAACGTTGAGTTACTAGGAATTTAATTGATACGGGCTGgatttgattaaattacaTTCAATTTCGGCTATGTCCGGGCcattttttgtttggattGGGCTCTCTTCGGTCGAGCCCATATCAGATTAACTCTATATCAGCAACGTTGCATGATGGACACACAACACGTTTAATGATGTAATTTTATATGGACGTCGAAAATATTGTGcagttaattaaataacaaactaaaactcgtcattttatttctcctgaaaattatttcataattctGTCTGTTTAAATTATTCATTGTGAaatgtatcaaatttaaagtaattttacaagtattcaatttcaaatgatCATATCATGTTTGcatattcaattaatcaacTATATACGGTGTATAATGAGattctttattatatacaactAGAAATTACATCGTATATAAAATATGGCCACTTTATAAGTTGgacgaaattaaaatatacctaTTGTCCAAAATACAGTAATcatatactccccccgtcccatataatttgtcccagtattccatttcggtccgtcccacgtAATTTGTCTGTCACGCCCGCATTTTCTAtggatagaaaacacggtgAATCGCGACTAGGGGTGGGTTAAAGAAGCGGGAAAGAAAGGGAAAACCAACGAAATTCGACCAAAGCTTAAATAATTGGGAATAgctcaaataaaatcaagtatctcaacaatcaacagctcaaaagaatattatctcaacaatgcaagaactcaaaataaagacaacaactcagcggaagcatttcgAGAGTAGAATAatgctatgtatgaagacacaacataTTCTGAACATTTGATAGacattcttcacttttatgctcaacacccaccgcgctcgtcaccgctcaacctgcacatatggaaaacacatgcagggctgagtacttgatgtaCTCAGTGAACAAATGCCAAAACAATTTGAAAAACAGTTATGTCATGCCGCCATTGAGTGACCTCGgggttttaatttgaaaaggcCCGAGACactaaaaatctaaaacaGAAACTTTCAACGCATCCTCAAATCCTTTTCCTCATCATATTAAAACACAACCATTTCTCCTTGACTTATTTAAGAAACTGCCATATCTGTTCTTTACGGTGCCGTGTAAGGTGGCCACTTTCCACGAGCACGAAAACCGGCCAACCCATTCGATGACTCACAGTCCTCAtagtgtacactagtccgagcaGGGATGCACCCTTTCtaggacccgaattcgattaaactcatagtagggactcactcccCACTAAGCAATCATTAAGATCATCAtctcaacaacctcaacatcaacatctcaacaacctcaacaTCAACCTCAACAACATGTGAAACGAGAATGTGGCCGCAAACTCGATCACCGGACCAGCCGACCCGAAAgacggctcacgatccccaATGGTGTACTAGTCTAagtagggactcactccctagTCAGACCAGAATTCGATTTCAATAGGTCTAGTAGGGACAACTCCCTTGCTAAACAAACAAACAGATAGACatttctcaaaacaaaaacatggcatgacGTAACCTTTTGCAACCTCCAGTTTTCTCATAAACCGTAATTGAAACACAAATCATTTTCTCTCAAGTTCGAGCATCACATCATATCAACAAAATCGAGCAATTCACAACCACTCAAAAAGCTATACTTCGCAATAAATCACAATCACTTTCACTTCAAGCATACATATCACATCATCAcggaataaaattataattacaatCACAGGCATTTCGTCACATAAAATGATGCTCGAAACGATATGTTAAAACTAAAGCTCTTGAAAGTATTTAGTTCGGAAGCCCACCTCGTTCAGTGAACACCTTACTTGTCTTCCTGCTCCATCCTTGAAAAGCGTGCGTGAATAGCCCAAGATTTAATTCAGCCCAtcctttactctctcttttatCTCATCCTGCCCAaggtatttaaattaattcattaggcccaaaatatttaaatataacaatGCCCAAAACTTCTTCAACGTTTCTTACCTTACGTGACCAGTGACCTCCAAAAATCAGAGAGCTCCAATTCCTCTTTTCTCTCCATCTAATCGACTCTCTCCAAttcctcttttctctctttcgaTTCTCATCTACAGTCATCACCTTGCAGCCGTTGCTGAGGTCGCTCACTGTCATCGCGTTCCAGCCGTGAGTTCATCGCCGTCACGGTCGGCCTTTGCTGCTGCAGCTCTCTTCTCCACGGCGCCGCTACCCGCTTGGTCTCTCCGTCGCCACTGCCTCCAAACTcgtctctttctctctctcggTCGAACGTAAGGCTGCACTTCCCTCGGTCATAATGCAGCGTCGTTGCTGTCACGGTGCATTGCAGCGCTGCTGTTCGCACCCGATGCCTGCACCATCATCCTCCTCATCTCCTCCTTCTCTCTCCGTCGAAAATCACGGCGGCTTCAGCGCCGTTTCCGTTATCCACTCACGCCGCTGCTCTGGCCCGCTCGGAGTCACACCGCCATCGCTATCCATCGTCGTTGCTGATCATTCAGCGCTGCCGCTGCTGTCCGGTAGATGCAGCGCCGCCTCTGTGTCTCCTTTTTCATCACTGTTCGGTCGAGGAACGCTACCGCCGGTGAGCGCCAGCCACCCTCCTCCATCtcactctcttcttctctctttttctcaAACTCTATCTCGCTCAATTTCGTTTCTCTCTCTGCACTCTATCTTTCTCAATTGTttgaaacaaaatgaatatgGTATGAATGTGGTGTCAAAAAGTGTGAACGTGAGGGTGAGGAAGACGTGTTTATACTCTGTTCCATATTTTTAGAGGGTGCCGATTTTGTGGAAACAGATTTGTGAAATATAACGGCAGATTTAGGGTAAGCTAATTtgcagaaaaataattaagatgaATTGGGGCTCAAAAAGAATAAATGGGCTTccttaagaaaaataattggacTTGCAAAAGAATAATTGTATAAAGCCTTAATTGTAAAATCATTCTCTCgacaaaagaaacaaaggcgaaatttttttttcaagtgcACAAACGACGTCCTTtcaagaacaaataaaaagggcGAAAAGGTCGGGGTGTTAcattgtcccacttcacttttatcatttttggtagtggtccccgtattccactaactcattcctacttacattttattttaaaactaatactttaaaagtaggactcacgtcccaccaactttttcaactcactctccattagatttcttaaaacccgtgtcgggtcaaagtatCCTAAATTAtctggaacggagggagtactctgTACNNNNNNNNNNNNNNNNNNNNNNNNNNNNNNNNNNNNNNNNNNNNNNNNNNNNNNNNNNNNNNNNNNNNNNNNNNNNNNNNNNNNNNNNNNNNNNNNNNNNATGAATTCtgttacacataatggaataattTGAACCCATGGTTTGTAGGGAAAACTTAGAAAACATAAGAACTATAACGATAAAATCCAAAGGTTGAACTTTTTTAGTCTTGATCTTCTCTTTAATCCACTCTTCAAACAACTTAAGCAATGATAAACAGTGGAAGgaactctcaaatattatgCTCTGGAAAATATGTAGCAAAAGGTTcctttgatgaagcttgaggggTATTTATAGCCTCCAACTCGTGTGCAATAATAATATGGCAAATCTTCAGCATAGTATGATAAGTCTtggagagaaaataagaaaattctGTTCGCCACGTTTTTCTAGCGGACCGCTGCACTTTGTTCAGCGGCGGCTGGCAAGCATTTCGTAGCTCTTGTCTCTCAATCAGCGGTCGTTgcgcatctccaatggtcgaTGGGCGTGTTGTTCTTCTCAGCTCTATTTTCTGAAGCGGGCCGCTACAGGGGTAGGGGTCTCCGGCAAGACTGCAGCGGACCGATGGCTGGCTCATAAACTCAAGATTTCCATCTTCGAGTTTTTGCTGTATTTTTAGGCCctatttttcacatttcttacaaaacacgtcaaaatagataaaatatgcaaataatagacatgtaatgcaacttttaCACTTAAAACGAACCAAATAATTGCCTTAAAagagtgcaaaatccgagcgtatcataGGTTTAACAAACTAATATCGTTTAAAAGATACCGAGAAGAAGATGTGGTCCGCACGTGCTCGGTAAGGATGCATTACCTAACAATTTATAGTTTCCATGGAAATTTTTAGCTTGCTAGCCTATCCTTCTTGTGCTGATACAAACAACAATCTCTTAACCTTCCGTATTTACAATTAAAGCAACTTTGACAATGGTCATGTGTTTTTAGTAAGGAAAATAGAGAGGATTAAAAATCGGTATATGGATATCGTGCATGTAGTCAGTAAAGGAGCCGTGATCTTGACGAAGGAGGCCCAAACTATTGTTATCAGTTGTCTAGTATTTTGGGATAATCGCTGCCGGAAGTAGCCGCATCATTAGCAGTAGGGGCTGCGAGacacaaataattataagatGAGTAATAGAAACTAGATTTATATGCAGAGAAAAAGATGGGTAATAAGACAGgtggggagtgatcaattgctaactcatcatttaattgctaactacaactaatttaaggccataggattttagaaaacgtgtggtctacaatttgccacgtgtaattttcgtttttattaataaaatcaaaaaagataaaaaaaaacgccaaattagggttttagatgaaaatgtcaatatagtgtttcggaaatatcaacacaatgctttgagaatgtcaacacgatgctttaagaatgttaacccattgcttatattgacattctacatgtattatattgacatattttatatagtatgttgacatttctgctttacgaaaaaattgaaaaaatttcgaattttttttcaaattttgacgtcggaacatatgcatatatgatatcgttggaatccttataaaattatctttaatttgatatatgttatatgaatttaaagttttgggatttcttttaaaagttagttataactaaacatgtagttaattgacattaatacccctattgatattttatggaattaatcctatggctttattgacgttttttgttgatcgtattgatatttcttggttgatgatctaggcccttaatttgaatatctaatggctattatttagttgtacttagcaattaggtattgagttagcaatataacattCCCCTAAGACAGGTATACATAGTTAGAGGATGAGCAATATAAACATGAGATACAAAAGGTAACATAATCGACATAGGAAAAAAATGAACGAATAGATTTATCAGAATATAGAGTGTAGATgaattatgtttaaaaaattttactaccaaatatttatgtatCGATTCTTTCCCGAGTCGCATCAAGAGAGTGGAACTGCATAGGACTATATagaattttgataaattgagGATTCCatttaattagataaataCCATTGGGCTATAAcatattccctctgtcccattagaaatgaaacgttttcctttttaggttgtcccaataaaaatgaaacgtttcctaaaatagaaacaacactctctactttttcatctctcttactttactctctcttcattaactcacaaaaacACCgctgcataaaatcctgtgccggaaaacaaatgttgcatatttattgggacggaaggagtattgtTTTCTCATCATGATTCCCTCTTTCATCGATGCAAACCTTAGCATTCAAAATAAGGTTTTGCTTCTCTTTCTCGTGCATGTTTTGAATTTCTCTTGGAAGAGTAAGGAGGTGGTGCTCATAAGGGATTATGTTATGCTCAAACAAGGAGTTGGAAAGCGAACGAAATTGTCACAACAAACCATTGTTTGAAGGTTAGGgttttttgaaaattgtgGAGACACGGCcaagataattaatttatttcttcgTCAATATAAAAGACACGGCCAAGATAATATAAACTAAAGGTGAGTAATATAAAGCAGGGCACATAAGAAGTCCCACCGGCTTGGGGTCGCTGCTCGTGATGGCTGATCTTCGGTAAGGCTTGGGCTGGTCGTGTGTTCATGTTGAGGCTCGGCTATGTCCAGGCCATTTTTGGTTTGCAGTGGGCTTTCATATCAGATAGATATAACTCCTTGTAATCCCTCTCTCAACAACGTTAGAGGATGGCAAATGctacaaaatgtcaacagatggCTTACATTCAATTTGTCAACTGTGTACACCCGAGAATCGAGCTATGCAATGCTACTATGATGTAGAGaactagagagaagagagaatgctTTTTGTTGGTGTATTCTCCACTCCAAGATcaagcctatttataggctagaGAAAGCACTTGAAAGGCCTTGCAATCAAAATTATCTCTTAATGCATTTGGGGGTTACCTAAGATGAAAGGCCATAGGTCTTGGCCACCTCAAAAGTCTCCCACATTTTTCACATGTTTTTTCCACAATCCCCCACATTGGTTAGAGCACTGCAAGCTCAACCAACACAAGACGTGTATGCATGCATGTAGACTCTTTGCTCAATCCTCGAgaaacaatattgcatttggaATGGTAGCTTGGGGCTTTGAACTTTCCATAGTCAATATTATCGGGCATACCGGCGGCCTGGTGGACATGATGCCTTGAACCATTCCTCCTTGGTGTATACCGAGACAATAATATTGACACAATACTATTTACAAACTCATCAGTTCTCACGTTTGTGTCCTTTATTGGCCATGGAACACCACTTTGGATTCATAAGTGATTCACATGTTGAAGCGGCCCACACTTCTTcacttacataggtgattcTTTTCCAGGTATCCTGCAATACCCACCTCCTCGAGGCTTCTAagaatcattaaaagtcaaaacttaGTCTCTTACCACATGCAGGTTACAATACTCAATGCTTTCAAAAGAATGGGCGAAGATAAAATATCTTCCGAGTGTTACAACTAGAGTCATATAGCTTTgttttcccattgaaccaaGCCCATGGGATCTCCAATCGTATGGTTGGGTTACCACTATAATCATCTTTTAAAATGTGGTTTTCAGTCCCATTCCTTTTAgcaatttatgcatttgatcacggttTAAACTTTTCGTTAACGGATCCGCTAAGTTATCCACTGACCTTACATAGTCAACTGCGATAACACCACTTGTGATCAACTGCCTCACGGTATTATGTCGCCGACGAATGTGTCAAGACTTACCATTGTATAAGCCACTATGTGCTCTCCCTATAGCCGCTTGGCTATCACAGTGTATCACTACTGTCGGCACTGGCTTCTTCCAACATGGAATATCTTCTAGGAAGTTTCTAAGCCACTCGGCTTCTTCCCCTGCTTTGTCTAAAGCGATAAACTCAGATTCCATGGTGGATCTAGCTATACATGTATATTTCGTTGACTTCCACGAAACAGCTCCACCCCCCACGGTGAACACATACCCACTCGTCGAGAACGAGTCTTTTGAATCAGAGATCCAATTTGCATCACAGTACCCTTCAAGTACTTGGGGATATCTTGTGTATTGCAGCTCAAAGTTAAGAGTATACTTCATGTATCTCAAAACCCTACGCAGAGCTTTCCAATGTTCCTTGCTTGGGTTGCTCGTAATATCGGCTCAGCTTATTCACCGTACACGCAAGATCTGATCGGGTGCAGTTTGTGATAAACATCAAACTCCCTATGATCCTTGCGTATTCTTCTTGAGCTACAGGCTCTCCCGTGTGCTTACTCAAATGCACATTGGGTTCCAATGGAGTCTTAGCTGGCTCACAGTTAAAGGAGTGAAACTTTTTAAGCACTTTCTCAATGTAATGAGATTGTGACAGTGCAATTCCCTCATGATTCCTTTTAATCTTGATTCCGAGAATCACATCAGCTAGACCCATGTCTTTCATGTCGAAATTTCTattcaacatatttttggtCTCGTTGATAATGGCACTATTGCTGCCCATAATcaacatatcatccacataaagACACACAATAACGAACCCATTATTTGTGTTCTTAATGTAAACACACTTATCACACTCGTTGATAGTGAACCCATTTGACAACATCACATTGTCAAACTTCAAGTGCCATTGCAAAGACGCTTGTTTTAATCCATATAGAGACCTCACTAGTTTGCATACCTTCCTTTCTTGGCCAGGTACTACAAACCCTTCAGGTTGCTCCATATAAATTTCTTCATCTAATTCACCATTCAGAAATGCagttttcacatccatttggtgaatttcAAGATTGTGCAAAGCAGCAATCGCAAGAAGCACCCGAATGGAAGTGATTCTCGTAACGGGTGAATACGTGTCGAAGAAGTCATATCCTTCTTGCTGCTTAAAGCCTTTCACAACTAGGCGAGCTTTGTACTTTTCAATAGTACCATCAGTTTTATATTTCCTTCTCAGGATCCACTTGCACCCTAAGGTTTTACAGCCCTCTGGCAAGTCTACTAACATCACATGTGTTATTTCTcataattgattcaatttcacTATTGATCGTTTCTTGCCAGAATGGCGCATCTGGGCCAGACAACGCTTCTGCCAACGACTTTGGTTCGtcatccaacataaaagtTATGAAGTCGGGACCAAATGTCTTAGCAACTTTAACTCTTTTACCACGTCTTGGTTCTACATCCTCAGGACTTGACCTCGTCCTTTTTGGAGGATTGGAACTAGTGGATTCATCCATCATTCTTTCACTAGAACGATCCTCCTGCCTCTTGCAAGGGTaaacattctcaaagaataTAGCATTCCTTGACTCTATCGTTGTTCCTTCAGCCACGCCAGGCACAACTGACTTATGGACTAGGAAACGATAGGCACTACTATTAAGTGCATGGCCAATAAAGATGCAATCAATTGTTTTAGGGCATATTGCAACTTGCTTCGGAGGTGGTACTTCTACCTTCGCTAAGCACCCCCACACTTTGAGGTATGAGTACGAAGGTTTCTTGcctttccacaactcatatggagTCACATCCCTACTTTTTAGTGGAATCTTATTCAGGATATAATTTGCCGTTAACACAGCCTCCCCCCACATGTTCTGGGGTAAACCCGAATTAATCAACAGAGCATTCATCAATCTCTTTCAGTGTTCGATTTTTGCGTTGAGCAACACCATTCGATTGAAAGAGAATATGGAGCTGtggtttggtgaattataccacttgcATGACATAATTCTGCAAACGACGCCACAGATGCACCACCTCTATCACTTCGAATACACTTATGTTGGCCAATTTCTCTTGATATTCGGCATCTGTCATTGAAGTCTTTAAACGCTTCAATTGCctcatctttacttcttaataagtaaatataacaatatcttgtgcaatcatcaatgaatgtgatgaaatactttttaccacctcttgtttgcacaaatttcaaatcacatACGTCTGTATGGATCAACTCAAGAGGTTTTGTGCTCCGCTCTACCGAATGGAACGACAGC harbors:
- the LOC125220535 gene encoding bark agglutinin I polypeptide B-like; amino-acid sequence: MAPQTTKFSYDFYNPGKVTQLIYQADADYPRETPVLRLTRTNDQDVPQKWSTGRILHSKTIPFGNGADFTTTVTFIIRPYNTPPHADGLAFFIVPAGHNFLYPFGDSLGIFDPSTFKTSNVFAIAFDIYSETRGFVNLGIDIESRIPSAKTSIPDTFLGKELTLKASYIAATKAISASVTDGSFTFPITFTYDLSQSLPSSVQVGLASSTGDYVAVHDVSTWDFTSTIP